actatggaatagggtgccaattgagaCTTGCCCTTTAGTCTTTAGTGAGAGCTGTAGTTATGACAACACGTCCAAGACACAACACAGCTTTtttaatcaatcaaccaatcgaAAAACGCTGAGATCCGAGAAGAACTCTtccaactcctcttcctccctccttccttcgccctccctccttccttcgccctccctccttcactcctcACACACGGACTCCCCCAGGTCCACAGCTCCCCCTCTGGTCAGGCGCCGCATCTTGCTGAAGTCATGGTCCGTGcgaaggtaggagagagaggggcctCCCTCACTGTGGCTGGCCAGGTCCTGAGGCTGTGTCTGGGGGGGAAGGGTCCTCATCTCCCCCCCGGACCTCCAGTAGAGGGTGTAGTCCTGGGGCTCGGAGACACCGAATGTGGAGGCACAGAGCTGGGCTAGGGCCTCGCTGCTCTCCCCGGCTCTCCACTGCAGCGTTCGCACAGCGCTGCGCTCGCCGTCCTGGAACAGTACCCGAACACACCTCTgcacagagagaaacacatacAGGCAAAGATACGCACAcaggcagaaacacacacacacaaatagaaacacacactcaaaatgAGTTCCAAAATGTATCATCTTGTTAACTCACATAAACAGCCTTTATAACATAGCCGTCAGAAGACTCACAAAGATTAGAGAGCTTCAAAATAATATACTGTCTTCCATTAATTTCAACTAACTCAATACTGTAAACAGTCCATAATACACCAGGACGTCACCCgggatacaagtcagtattcgatgtctgaggatgtcgggagatgaggtggaaaccggccactaggggcaacagtgagcgctgttaccgtcaagtaggtttcagttgtggacaggggtggcggatgggcgtaagcatctgcctctgattccaaaggttgcatgttcgaatccagcgatagaaagttcagagttaatgcctaaccttaagaattctgAGTTTATGTCTAATTTTAACCCTAACGTTAAAAATTAGGAGTTAATGCCGAAACTTAACCgtaaacactttgaaatgtgagttttggaacaactttgaaatttgacatttgagaaacatggatgaacgtctaattctgacgcgagactgtgagagcttgtagtATACAGAGCCTCAATTGGCTACTGTTCATTATACTGCGTTACACACTGTAGGCGATACACCATAAATGCACATTCCTCAATATAAATCAATACCAATCAGTCTCAAAATATCCTACAATGAATACAGTCTTCACTATGTATCCAACAGTCTTCATGCATTGCCTTAATATTCAAACAAATTCAACACTTTTACTTTTCTACTTTAAAACACACACTTTAAACACACACAGTTTAAAAACACACTTTAAACACACGTACCTCCATTAAACCACACTGTCCCTTCATCCTAACAAAATGAATCCATACACTTACACAGAAATAGCCTACATCAAAGTACAATAATATACATCTATACTGCATGTAAATACAGTGTGCCATAACCAGTCGAAACGTTGGGTATATACTATATTACATAATAGGAGAACCACCTACAGTACCACCTGCCTCCATATAACACAACCTGCCCATTCCCAAACACCCTTTATAAACACTCTCACATACCGGACACAGCCAAATCAGCAAGTTCCCCATGAACCACATCATTAAACAACATTAAAAAGCTGCAACTTACAGAGTCACTGAGCTCCTCACCGTCCGTGTGCATATTGTGtttgctctcctctcttcagtgGGTTGCTGCTGCTCAGTAAATTTCATGCTATCTGACCGCCCACTTCTTCATAACACTTAGCTAGCTCACTGATCTCCCTCAGTGGCGGTACAGCAAATCTGTTGGCGGGTGTGTGGTGTGTACGTGTATTTTAGCTAGCTGCTATTTGAAGAGAGTGAGTAGCCCACGTGACTGACTATCTAACTACAGTGTTTGTACCTTTTCATCTAGTGAATGGTCATCATTTGGGGACGGATCAAATACTAGGACAAAGGAGGGGGGTGTAGCAAGCTGCTATTTGAAGGGAGTCAGTATTCCTCACGTCACTAACCAGCTATCCACCATACTATGTTAGCTGGTGAATGGCGGTCATGATTCTGGCGAATAACAAGCACAAGGAGGGTGCGTCTGTCTGGAGTACTAGATGGGCAGGGTTTGCTCTTTTGGGACTATTCCTTTGGCATCTCAATCCAGTGCAACTGAAGTATTTGAAAAAACCCAAATGCTATTTAAATCCAGGTCTGGTGTCGAGTGGCGTCTCGGAATAGGGTGAAGctgcccctagacactgatcttgggtcagtttggcAGTTtctccactaatggttaaggttaggactggaggactgggaagctgatcctagatctgtacccagGGGAAAACGTTACCCAGGAGCTAGTGTTTCACCTGGTTCTGTTGTCTCTCACGGTTGCTCTTGGCTTCCAGGCTGCGTCTGTGGCCCCACTCCCTCAGTCCGTCCAGGGCCTCGCGGGTCAGTCCTCCTGGGGGGACCCGGTCCCCCTTCGCTTCAGGGCTCTGGATCAGACAGAGGCTGGCATAGATACTGCTCAGGTAGTAGCCACCTGGGAGAGTGGGTAGGGGCACAGCTAAATGTCAATACAGTGACTGTGAATGGCATCTAAATATCCATCAAGACCACAGTTATGTTGTCTTCATTATCCGCAATGTTATTTTAGAGGTAGAGTGTATAAAGGAAAAGAGTGTAGTTCGTAGTGGTGCCCTCTCCTGTGGGGTGGAGAGGGTAAACCAGATACCACATAACGTACTGAGAACCAGATGTTTCTcagagcttggtgagagtgtggttgtcctagggttattttgcatacaaccttccgacaacgttctgggaatggtgcaggtaagttgcttggctttggaacattcgcAGCACATGTAGCCCTTTACCCTCGTACCCGAATACGGGTTGAAAACGGAAGATTTGAGCACTGATAAGCGCCTAAATTGGAACATTGTGGGTGTACAATAACATGCTATACATGGGTTTTGACTTCCACTAATATCCCTTCCACTAATTGGGCTACTTTTACACATtatttgttgtctgagtgagggaaacaCTGCAAATTGagaggactatgtatttttgaaagatgagacgttgaggattataataaataccactgatgtcatacaagcaagccaaacacctgtgagtccaaatgtgcacgtCTAGTTTCCAAATCATAAatctcatgtcatatacagtgtcaatgtttatgatgaatATGTTTGAtgtagttacaagatgacatggcgtcatacccagggttattctgaacagaatgagtctATGACTGTTTATTATGACTCCATTTTGCCGcatgactcctttctatgcgcaccaaaatgACGATCCGTTTCTCTGAATGGCCTTGTGAAAGCCTTAGGCTGCCATTACACAACGTTGTGTAACCCCAGCCTAACACTTTACAATCATATTTTATAGCTTAggtagtcatgttggcaatagaacaggcTTTGAAATCATGCCCAGCTGACCCAGACCGTTTTTGGATTGCgcaaacaacaacagtaattgtgtgactGCAGGGATGTAGGGCTGGGTTCCAAAGAAAACAAGTAAACGTGTgattgctctagttcctcaacggcacagcttgGAGAGCTCAAAATAGCATCTtgtagttgaagactcttctttgagtcataaaagtgcattaaaattgcttaggaactgtgcacactttgggagaGGTTTGTGGCCACTTTGAGACACCAGTTactcctctcactcaaacccatgTCATGTTTTTGTCTTATGTTGTGCttaccccacattttccaggaataatCTTCTCattttactgaatgtatccaCAGGATTTTCAGATTTTGTTGTTAACAAATGCagcaaaaagtacagtaaatgtaaaatacacataaaatcaacagtgtaatgtctTGCGTCAGGTGAattgtgtcctcacctttggtctaattattttcccatgatctccaaactgttccctttcaatgactaccatggttatgcatatgctttcatatttcttctgtaagaaacatttcaatttagccctatccatataggccaattcgtTAATTAACTTTTCGTCTCATCGccgcaactccccaatgggcagaggcgaaggtcgagtcatgcatcctccgaaacatgacccgccaaaccatgCTGCTTCTTAACATccacccgcttaacccggaagccagccgcaccaatgttgtcagaggaaacacagtgcaattgacgaccgaggtcagcctgcaggcgcctggcccgccacaaggtgTCGCTaaagcgcgatgagccaagtaaagctcccccggccaaaccctcccttaacccctccaacgctgggccaattgtgtgccgccctatgggactcccagtcacggccggttgtgacacagcctgggaacgaacccaggtctgcagtgacgcctcaagcactgcactGTACCTTAGACCGCGGCGCCAATCGGGAggctacatttgacattttagtcatttggcagacactctaatccagagcaatttacaggggTAATACGGTTAACAGAACTTTTCCTAAAAGttaaaacatggttacatttcatttccaTTTTGGTAATATTCTAGGAacattctccaactggtttgacgttgggaatgttctcaaatttttccaagaacgttaagaaacaaagTTCTTCTGTGGTTATTTCAGTAcatcagcataacgtttcctacaggtttcctcatggttctatttaatgtcatgttctcaaattgttccaaaaacgtatttttttttcttccataaAAAATAGAAGAAAACTTTAGTAACGTTCAGAggaacattctaagaatgttatttaaaaacatacattccgttctcagcatcaacaaaactttctctatcctctatcttaagtgtgttcaggtgtgctGGCTGCGCCCACTAATTAGCCGCACCTGATGTTCTCCAGTGATTTTTTTAACTTTTACTGTTGAAAGGcaatatcccaagtataaatacagtaaagtacacactctaaaaaatatgttttgagcaaaatagttTTTTTAGACACAGCTACAAACTTCAAGGAGTAGGGCAGTCAAGGAGTTGATCTAATGTCATCGGCCgcttgcttgaggaacaatagaggagcaaaaGTCAACACACGGGGAAAGCCCCCCCTCCCACTTGTGCTATGTCatgccttttgttaagtaaattaGCTTTGTATGCGTAAAAAAACATGGTATGCTAGCTCCATCCTAGTAGCgtagtggactaattccatggatcaAGAAGAGAATATTATAGATTTGAATCTCACGGACACCGTGtcacaataaaaataaatgtgttttcatgattaatgcctaaggaaatgcatttccatgtgtcctatctgtgcttggagttcaaaactgTTAACTCCAAGCacagctagcagtgttattaaaagtcttattgaaacattcagtgaaagtgTTGAGGAGGTTATTCAAAAACCTCAAAATAATCTATAATttatgttcagtgttaataaaacctcccaggaaacaAAATGGCACCAAATTTCGCCATAATACTGTTTCGACTGGGAAGCATGCGGTAAGTTTTAAGGTGGAAGGGATGTAGGCTATAATGGGTGTAGTTAGGGTGTAGTTAGGGTGTAGTGCGTACCCTCCCCAGTGAGCCAGGAGGGCTCTAGTAGTTCCATCATGTACTCCACCTCTAGTAGGATCTGAGGCGTGTTACACATCACTATAACATAGGACAGCGCCGGCAGGAAGTCCTCAGAGCTCACTTCCTGTCCTGGGAGCAGGAAGAGGATGGTACAAGACCGCTTTAACAGATTGATTGATTAATAacagttgattgattgattatgacAGTTGATAACAGCTTCTAGACTATAACAGGCAAATAAATGGTGTTCTTAAAATGTTACTATTTATAATAGATAATCACTGGCTGTGGTTACTTTATTTGACGTTTCAGATTAGGCAAATTGAAGGCCGACTCACCACCGTCGTGGAGGGCCCCCATGGCCTTCTGGACCGACTTGCAgacctgcagcagcagcagcaccttgTCTATGGGTGAGTGGGTGCGCTGCATGAGGCCCAGCTTCTGCTTCACCCTCTCCACTCCGCGGGTGTCGGGCACGCCCACCAGCACTACGAGGCGCTCCATCGCCCCCTCTTGGCAGGCCAGGAGACTAGAGGCCAGGTGCTGGGTGGAGCCGTCCTGtctgtggagggagaggagggcctGGTCTAGCAGCACCCTCAGAGGTTTCAGCACACAACCGAACATGGCCTTCTCCAGGGCTATGTCTGCATGGGAGAACACATACGtaggtacgcacacacacacggacacacacacacacaaacaaacatgcataaacacacacacacagtagtagttGAAGATTATAAGGAAACATATTGTATGAAAGATTTACTTTATTTCAGATTACAAACATTTATCTAAAATAACAACGTACCAGTTCTATACACccataacacacacaacacacacccatAACACAACACAAACCTATACACACAACACTCACTCATACACACAACACGCATCCATAACACAACACCcactcatacacacactacacatatcAACCACTTGTTCAGTCAGGAAATGATTAATCATTACTGAGGGACAGGGGGAAGTGGAGGGTCACAGGATTCCCTGACTAGGCTGACATTGTCCAACACACATAAAGCTAATGTCAGCTCTACATCAATACCCAGTCCTCGTCCTGCCTCGCTTTCTTCCTCtattcctctcgctctcctcccttccttcctcccactctctctccatatatctccccttccatatctctctctctctctctctctctctctctctctctctctctctctctctctctctctctctctctctctctctccttccatccctctctctatctctctccccttctctccttccatccctctctctatctctctcactctctccccttccatccctctctctctccatatctcgctccctctctccccttccatccatccctctctctctctccctctctctccatatctctctccccttccatccctcgctcccttcctctctctctctatctctctccctctctccccttccatccctctctctctccatatctctctccccttccatccctcgctcccttcctctctctcccccctctctccatctctccctccctccctctctccctccagcctgAGCATCGTGCTGCTCTTCAAGTGCGCGTGGGACTGTGATATCTTTGAATGATAAACGATGAGGTAGAAAAAAATGAAAATGCCTCCACCGACgcaaatgtgagtgtgtgtgtgtgtgtgcacgctcgCCAATCAAAGCAACGGCAACTGAAACCAGCGGAGTCCACTCTACTCTCTCCAAAAgcctcagcacacacacacaccaaccatccTCCGTAGTCTCCCCCCCCCCCGAAATAAGAAACATCAATGAATGAATGTCCTATATCTCCCATCCAGCAACGTACAGAGATATTTGGCAGGCTAAATGTGATAGATGTAGTTCTCTGGCTTGGCTAGCAAAGCTTTATAAATCCTAGAGACAATATGAACTCATGGATGAAAAGGTACCCCCTACGCAGTGATAATACCTTTTCACTAAAAGCCTCTGGACAGTCTGTCTGAGTCTCATCTAAAGCTAGTCTGTTGTTTCCATAGatctatgtctctctccatggGTTTACTGTGTGTTATTATACATCCTGTCAAACCAAGACACAGTGGTGGTAATGCTTTCCCTAATTGACATGCTGATAATATCTAATAATATTTGTGTTATAGTCTTTAGTGAATATTATATGGGCTTGTTTTGCagcatttaaatgtatttgtaatgtCCTGTGTATCGTATCAATCTGTTTTGTGTGTTTGATGCTGAACACCTGAAGTTACTGAAGATCCTGCCCCTTCCAATTCCTTCCTCTCCTCAGTATCTCTTCCCTTCTTATGATatattcctctctctttcctcctccttcctccttccctcccttctcttttTCATTTTCCTCCCTTCCTTCTTGCATCCTTAGAGGTGAGAATGGTGGTACCTTTCTCGTTGTCAGGCACCAGGGTCTCTAGGGGGGGCGACAGTTCTCCGCTGTCCAGCAGGAAGCTCTTGGCCTGGGACAAGAAGCACCGCAGCTCCTGGAGCACCGCCAAGGAGGACTTCGGCGAGGAAGACGATGATGAAGAGGCAGCCTGGGTCAAGACCCCTCTCAGCTCCTCTTTCTGCTTCTGGAGGAACTCCTGGACCAAGGAACCAAACGCAGACCTCCAGAGACAGAGAGTTTGGACATTGAGGTTTTCCCACCAAAACATGATGAATTTACATGACACTATTCCACGGAAGCCAGGTTAGCTCCCCATGGGCAATATCAACCAATAGCATTTCATTTAGGAATTTTAAACACTGCCATGTAAATTAATGTGTGGGATTAGAACAAGATTCCCCCCTCCCAAAATCGTCATGAACAGAGAAATTGAATGTTCAAATGCACAAACATGGCATCAAGTTTTCccaaagtctctctctctatatataagtAGTTTTGCTGACCTCCGTTCCCTGGACAGCTCCTCCACCAGCCTGGCGAGCCTCTTCTCTGGAGCAAAGAAACACACAAACGCCGCGCTCATCCTCTCCAGGCCTCCGTGACCCCCCCGTGAGCGCACCAGGGGCGGGCGGCGCTGAGGGTTGGGGTTTGGTTGTTTGAAGAACTGGTCCTCTGCTTCTGCTTCTGGGTCCTCTTCCTCCAGACTGCTGAAAGAGCTGCTGCTGTCCAGTTGGGCCAGAGAGGGGGCCGGGTGGCCCTCCAAGGCCAAGCACGCCTCCTCGATGCTGGGCTCCTCTGGAGCAGATgggtcctcctctacctcccccacTGGAGGATCTGTTGGGGCCTGGGGAGAGACGGAGTCACGGTCATATCTTTATACGATGCATCAACTGGTCAGTGTGTTGACTGGATGTGTGCTTTCAGGACAGACAGAAAGGGAGTTAGGAAAAGAGAGATAAAATAAGACAGAGGATAgagacatacactaccgttcaaaagttttgggacacttagaaatgtccttgctttTGAAAGAAAATTTAGAaaatggtccattaaaataacatcaaattgatcagaaatacagtttagacattgttagtgttgtaaattactattgtaggcTTTTCCatacgagaaattgccaagaaacggaagatctcgtacaacgctgtgtaccactcccttcacagaacagagcaaactggctctaaccagaatagaaagaggagtggaaggccccggtgcacaactgagcaagag
The DNA window shown above is from Salvelinus alpinus chromosome 31, SLU_Salpinus.1, whole genome shotgun sequence and carries:
- the LOC139561924 gene encoding ras and Rab interactor 2-like isoform X1, with amino-acid sequence MQGDLGSQRSFSVLDRLLHTHPVWLQLSINADSALYILLREPVGTFLVRKCSSSQRKLLCVRVTADRAASSIKECLICEEDSTFALESSALSFPDLCRLVAFYCISRDVLPFPLELPEAIAQASTHRKLEAISHMGLEFWSSLSDTQNGPGTLQAPPTIKASPITTKSPPTSAMQVKAGLSQDLCYLLSRGRQESLCFINPLFLQLEQQQPIPGASHKRHRFKRSMRVRVSTESSMTLSGCGGGGEGAGSFPLPPPENPKDQERLQPTPLQPSPNPHRKVHPGAGVLRKTPALSPMSAEDEDLVPVPPAAPTDPPVGEVEEDPSAPEEPSIEEACLALEGHPAPSLAQLDSSSSFSSLEEEDPEAEAEDQFFKQPNPNPQRRPPLVRSRGGHGGLERMSAAFVCFFAPEKRLARLVEELSRERRSAFGSLVQEFLQKQKEELRGVLTQAASSSSSSSPKSSLAVLQELRCFLSQAKSFLLDSGELSPPLETLVPDNEKDIALEKAMFGCVLKPLRVLLDQALLSLHRQDGSTQHLASSLLACQEGAMERLVVLVGVPDTRGVERVKQKLGLMQRTHSPIDKVLLLLQVCKSVQKAMGALHDGGQEVSSEDFLPALSYVIVMCNTPQILLEVEYMMELLEPSWLTGEGGYYLSSIYASLCLIQSPEAKGDRVPPGGLTREALDGLREWGHRRSLEAKSNRERQQNQRCVRVLFQDGERSAVRTLQWRAGESSEALAQLCASTFGVSEPQDYTLYWRSGGEMRTLPPQTQPQDLASHSEGGPSLSYLRTDHDFSKMRRLTRGGAVDLGESVCEE